From the genome of Oceanispirochaeta sp.:
ATAATGGGGCGGATTTTTATCATTGTAGAGAAAAAAACCAAAGACAAGCTGAGAATCCCAGGAATCGGGGAGGGAAAAGTCTATAGAAAACTCACCAAAGCCAAAATAATTATCACTGAATATTTCTCCGGAATACACAATTCCCTTCTTCTTGCGGATTGAGAATTCAAGCTCCCGGTCTGCGGGAGTAGAGCTGACCGATTTTGAAGAAAATATGTTGGGACCGGGTCCTGTTGCTGTATCAGACTCTTTTATCTGCCACTGGTAGCCACCGAAATCTATCATCCCGGGGTCAGATGAAGCCAGAAAAGTGCTGAAAACCAGGAACAGCCCCCAAAAAAATAATATTCTTTTATTCATAGGACTGGAATTCTATT
Proteins encoded in this window:
- a CDS encoding family 16 glycosylhydrolase, with product MNKRILFFWGLFLVFSTFLASSDPGMIDFGGYQWQIKESDTATGPGPNIFSSKSVSSTPADRELEFSIRKKKGIVYSGEIFSDNYFGFGEFSIDFSLPDSWDSQLVFGFFLYNDKNPPHYNEIDFEISRWGMSQGDLFHFTVQPYEIKGNTHSFTPPPKGGRYTAQIIWRPDKIGFILKDNSMNILEGWTYQGESIPRNTESRIHMNLWLFQGKSPLEDGNMSVTIHNFSHTPFF